One segment of Antennarius striatus isolate MH-2024 chromosome 5, ASM4005453v1, whole genome shotgun sequence DNA contains the following:
- the rpl29 gene encoding large ribosomal subunit protein eL29 → MAKSKNHTTHNQSRKAHRNGIKKPKFNRYESLKGVDPKFLRNMRFAKKHNSKGLKAARKAARASQQK, encoded by the exons ATGGCGAAGTCCAAGAACCACACAACCCACAACCAGT CTCGTAAAGCCCACAGGAATGGCATCAAGAAGCCCAAATTTAACAGATACGAGTCACTGAAGGGG GTGGATCCAAAGTTCCTGAGGAACATGCGATTCGCTAAAAAGCACAACAGCAAAGGCTTAAAGGCAGCGCGGAAGGCTGCCCGGGCTTCGCAGCAGAAATAA